Proteins from a genomic interval of Streptomyces fodineus:
- a CDS encoding IS1182 family transposase has translation MSLRSRSGEQVPSLTAQIARASNPDGTTAMWVRDRLDGLWHDEDFAGWYPRDGRPGLSPAQLATVCVLQFVLGLSDRQAAEAVRCRIDFKYAMAMELDDPGFHHSVLADFRERLTRDDRADRLLDLALARLQEAGLVRERTTQRTDSTHVLAAVRDLTRLELVTEAVRAALEEVARTAGHLLVGLVDEDWGRRYGRPVRLGKNPTRPKTRILAAGDDACRLLELLHQHGTGYRPGPQAEALRQIVVQNYYRDAAGRLRWRTADDGGLPPSSSAVVSPYDTMARYVRHGHIISWKGFAAHVTETCASGGVNVITDVATTSAATNDGQALPGIHARLARRGLLPAEHLVDGGYTSLVHLERAQREHQITLSGPLPGNLTRQHRRNDGFDRDDFHIDFDRRQVTCPQGQVSAGWHGPYPTSSPTAAPLIVARFTKSQCRPCPVRTRCTATADSARTVGFPPRELRDLQLRVRAEQQTPDWKARYAVRSGAEGTINEFAHGHGMRHCRYRGQPKAHLQHVLTAIAVNIERLSSQPATEGPSSPRPPTAFQTFLDQHGIPRSKSWRTLGS, from the coding sequence TTGTCCCTCCGTTCCCGTTCCGGTGAGCAAGTCCCGTCTCTGACCGCACAGATCGCGCGGGCGAGCAACCCGGACGGTACGACGGCGATGTGGGTGCGGGACCGGTTGGACGGGCTGTGGCACGACGAGGACTTCGCCGGCTGGTACCCGCGCGACGGCCGTCCGGGTCTGTCGCCCGCCCAGCTGGCCACCGTTTGCGTGCTGCAGTTCGTGCTGGGGCTGTCGGACCGCCAGGCGGCGGAAGCGGTCCGCTGCCGCATCGATTTCAAGTACGCCATGGCCATGGAGCTGGACGATCCCGGTTTCCACCACAGTGTGCTGGCCGACTTCCGCGAGCGCCTCACTCGGGACGACCGCGCCGACCGACTTCTCGATCTGGCGCTCGCCCGCCTGCAGGAGGCCGGACTCGTACGCGAGCGCACCACACAGCGCACCGACTCCACCCACGTCCTGGCCGCGGTACGCGACCTGACCCGGCTGGAACTGGTCACCGAGGCCGTCCGTGCCGCGCTGGAAGAAGTCGCCCGCACGGCCGGGCACCTGCTGGTCGGCCTGGTCGACGAGGACTGGGGGCGCCGCTACGGCCGTCCGGTCCGTCTGGGCAAGAACCCCACCCGACCCAAGACCAGGATCCTGGCCGCCGGCGACGACGCCTGCCGACTGCTGGAACTACTCCACCAGCACGGAACCGGCTACCGGCCCGGCCCGCAGGCCGAGGCCCTGCGGCAGATCGTCGTGCAGAACTACTACCGCGACGCGGCAGGCCGCCTGCGCTGGCGCACCGCCGACGACGGTGGGCTGCCGCCCTCCTCCTCGGCGGTCGTCTCCCCTTACGACACTATGGCGCGCTACGTCCGCCATGGGCACATCATCAGCTGGAAGGGGTTCGCCGCGCATGTCACCGAGACGTGTGCCTCTGGCGGCGTCAACGTGATCACGGATGTGGCCACCACCTCGGCCGCCACGAACGACGGCCAGGCCCTGCCCGGTATCCACGCCCGCCTGGCGCGCCGGGGGCTGCTGCCCGCCGAGCACCTGGTCGACGGCGGCTACACCTCCCTGGTCCACCTGGAACGAGCCCAGCGCGAACACCAGATCACCCTCAGCGGCCCACTGCCGGGCAACCTCACCCGCCAGCACCGCAGGAACGATGGCTTCGACCGGGACGACTTCCACATCGACTTCGACCGCCGGCAGGTCACCTGCCCCCAGGGCCAGGTCAGCGCCGGCTGGCACGGCCCCTACCCGACGTCCTCGCCCACCGCCGCCCCGCTGATCGTGGCCCGGTTCACCAAGAGCCAGTGCCGCCCCTGCCCGGTCCGCACCCGGTGCACCGCCACCGCCGACAGCGCCCGGACCGTGGGCTTTCCCCCACGAGAACTCCGCGACCTGCAACTCCGCGTCCGCGCCGAGCAGCAGACCCCCGACTGGAAGGCCCGCTACGCGGTGCGTTCCGGAGCCGAGGGCACCATCAACGAGTTCGCTCACGGACACGGCATGCGCCACTGCCGCTACCGAGGACAGCCGAAAGCCCACCTGCAACACGTACTCACGGCCATCGCCGTGAACATCGAACGCCTCAGCAGTCAGCCCGCGACTGAGGGACCCTCTTCGCCGAGACCGCCGACCGCCTTCCAGACCTTCCTGGACCAGCACGGCATCCCCCGGTCGAAGTCCTGGCGAACGCTGGGCAGTTGA
- the dnaN gene encoding DNA polymerase III subunit beta, with protein MDFRIERGALAEAVAWAARSLPSRSPVPVLGGLMLDAAEGRLRISGFDYEASATIEVPAETLTAGRVLVLGRRLLGICRVLPDAMVACALEGTRFTMEGGGTRFGLSTLPMQEYPALPELPAFCGTLDAAEFAAGVTQVVIAAGRDDFLPVLTGIQIRLDGESMTLAATDRYRYAVRVVPWKPEGAVSDAVEVVVPGRRLTEISRALAKSGLIRIGVSGTGGSGGGLIAFEGTGMCTTLRLLEGRLPRYDKLFTLDRPAVAVTEREALADAVRRVAVVAEPNSPIRLDFSVQGTVLLQAGYEDDIASQQLAATLANADDLAVAFNPAYLLEALNSFNASQVRFELLGPGQRALLSGVPDEDDLAREDHRHLLISVRQLS; from the coding sequence ATGGATTTCCGGATCGAGCGAGGCGCTCTTGCCGAGGCCGTGGCCTGGGCGGCCAGGTCGTTGCCCTCACGTTCTCCTGTGCCTGTGCTGGGTGGCTTGATGCTGGACGCGGCGGAGGGACGGCTGCGTATCTCGGGCTTCGACTACGAAGCGTCTGCGACCATCGAGGTCCCGGCGGAGACGCTGACAGCCGGTCGGGTGCTCGTGCTCGGGCGCAGACTGCTGGGTATCTGCCGGGTATTGCCCGATGCGATGGTGGCGTGCGCACTGGAAGGAACGCGCTTCACGATGGAAGGGGGCGGTACGCGCTTTGGGCTGTCGACCTTGCCCATGCAGGAGTATCCGGCCCTTCCCGAGCTTCCCGCCTTTTGCGGAACGTTGGACGCGGCAGAGTTCGCGGCGGGAGTCACACAGGTCGTGATAGCCGCCGGCCGCGACGACTTCCTCCCGGTGCTCACGGGGATCCAGATCCGGCTGGATGGTGAGTCCATGACGTTGGCCGCTACGGATCGATACCGGTATGCCGTGCGTGTGGTGCCGTGGAAGCCGGAGGGGGCGGTTTCCGATGCGGTGGAGGTAGTGGTGCCCGGCCGCAGGCTGACCGAGATCTCCCGTGCGCTGGCGAAGTCGGGGCTGATCCGCATCGGGGTGAGCGGCACGGGTGGCTCGGGTGGTGGCTTGATCGCCTTCGAGGGAACCGGGATGTGTACGACACTGCGGTTGCTGGAAGGGCGGCTGCCGCGCTACGACAAGTTGTTCACACTGGACAGGCCGGCAGTCGCGGTCACGGAGCGGGAGGCACTCGCCGACGCGGTCCGCCGTGTCGCGGTCGTCGCGGAGCCGAACAGCCCGATCCGGCTCGACTTCTCCGTACAGGGAACTGTCCTCCTGCAAGCGGGGTACGAGGACGACATCGCTTCGCAGCAACTCGCGGCTACGTTGGCCAACGCCGATGACCTGGCGGTCGCCTTCAACCCCGCGTACTTGCTGGAAGCCCTCAACTCCTTCAACGCCTCCCAGGTGCGCTTTGAACTTCTGGGCCCCGGCCAGCGGGCACTACTCAGTGGCGTACCGGACGAGGATGACCTGGCACGCGAAGACCACCGCCATCTACTCATATCAGTACGGCAACTGAGCTGA